From a region of the uncultured Draconibacterium sp. genome:
- a CDS encoding type III pantothenate kinase gives MLLAIDIGNTNIVFGIYKDEEWVNHWRIQTDQLKTADEYEVIFRSLLTAGKICRTEISRIILSSVVPSLVHPFREMLSGLFDNAVINHLNPEIYDRLPIKVLNPYEIGADLVANATAAYQKYGNNTMVIDFGTALTFTTIGKDSEILGVAIAPGLRTAVGALAGKTAQLPQIHIAPPPSVLGENTIHAIQSGIIFGYTGLVDSMIERTEKEVGESLNVVATGGLSAVIAPLTKNIKACEPMLTLEGLVQINSFI, from the coding sequence ATGTTACTTGCAATCGATATAGGAAATACAAATATTGTTTTTGGAATTTATAAAGATGAAGAATGGGTGAACCATTGGCGCATTCAAACTGATCAATTGAAAACAGCCGACGAATATGAGGTTATTTTCCGGTCTCTGTTAACCGCAGGAAAAATCTGCCGCACCGAAATATCGCGGATTATTTTAAGCAGTGTAGTGCCTTCGCTTGTTCATCCTTTTCGCGAAATGTTATCGGGTTTATTCGACAATGCGGTTATCAACCACCTTAATCCCGAGATTTACGATCGCTTACCCATAAAAGTTCTCAATCCATACGAAATTGGGGCCGACCTGGTTGCCAATGCCACTGCTGCCTACCAAAAATATGGCAACAACACTATGGTTATTGATTTTGGCACTGCTTTAACGTTCACAACCATTGGTAAAGATTCGGAAATTTTAGGCGTTGCCATTGCGCCCGGTTTACGCACAGCAGTTGGTGCTCTTGCCGGAAAAACTGCACAATTACCGCAAATTCATATTGCGCCTCCGCCATCGGTTTTGGGCGAAAACACCATTCATGCCATTCAGTCGGGAATTATTTTTGGCTACACCGGATTGGTTGATTCGATGATAGAACGTACCGAAAAGGAAGTAGGCGAATCGCTCAACGTTGTAGCTACCGGAGGGCTAAGTGCAGTAATCGCTCCGTTAACAAAAAATATTAAAGCCTGCGAGCCCATGCTCACGCTCGAAGGGCTGGTTCAAATCAATTCATTTATATAA
- a CDS encoding 1-deoxy-D-xylulose-5-phosphate synthase N-terminal domain-containing protein yields the protein MEDAKGKLLESINNPDDLKKIPVDQLEDVCQELRDYIIDVVSTNPGHFGASLGVVELTVALHYVYNTPYDQLVWDVGHQAYGHKILTGRRDQFDTNRKYKGLSGFPKRTESEYDAFGVGHSSTSISAALGMAIASRIKEKKSAKWLLLLATVP from the coding sequence ATGGAAGACGCGAAGGGGAAGCTGCTTGAATCAATAAACAATCCCGACGATCTAAAAAAAATACCGGTTGACCAGCTCGAAGACGTTTGTCAGGAGCTGCGCGATTATATTATCGATGTGGTTTCAACCAATCCGGGGCACTTCGGAGCCAGTCTGGGAGTGGTAGAGCTGACTGTTGCCCTGCATTACGTATACAATACACCTTACGATCAGTTGGTGTGGGATGTTGGTCACCAGGCTTATGGACACAAAATACTTACCGGACGAAGAGATCAATTCGATACCAACCGAAAATATAAAGGACTCAGCGGATTCCCAAAACGTACCGAAAGCGAATACGATGCATTTGGTGTTGGGCACTCATCAACATCTATTTCTGCCGCATTAGGAATGGCCATTGCCTCAAGAATAAAGGAGAAGAAGAGCGCAAAGTGGTTGCTGTTATTGGCGACGGTGCCATGA
- the dxs gene encoding 1-deoxy-D-xylulose-5-phosphate synthase, with product MVAVIGDGAMTGGMAFEALNNAGGENADILVILNDNNMAIDPSVGGLNKYLLNISKSDTYNRMKHDVWEGLGKLDGFGKKTRRFIQKNQHALKNMILKENNLFEAFNFRYFGPIDGHDVQYLTNALNDLKDIPGPKLLHVITQKGKGFKQAELHQTKWHAPGIFDKETGEIYKCDCNVDQAPKFQNVFGDTLIELAEKNEKIVGITPAMPTGCSMNKMIEQMPGRAFDVGIAEQHAVTFSAGLATQGMVPFCNIYSTFMQRAYDQVIHDVAIQNLPVIFCLDRGGLVGEDGPTHHGVFDIAYMRSVPNMIVSAPMDEIELRNLMYTAQLEEIKQPFSIRYPRGCGIIADWQKEFEKIEIGKGRKLNDGSDIALLSIGKTGIFAQRAVKILAKNDISAAHYDMRFVKPLDTELLTEVMKNFDQIVTIEDGSVQGGFGSAILEFMAENGFTNKIKILGIPDKFIEHGTPEELYHECGIDTQGIVITVKQLVGKTKIV from the coding sequence GTGGTTGCTGTTATTGGCGACGGTGCCATGACCGGCGGAATGGCTTTTGAAGCACTAAATAACGCCGGTGGCGAAAATGCCGATATTCTGGTAATTCTGAACGACAATAATATGGCCATCGACCCTAGTGTTGGTGGACTGAATAAATACCTGCTCAACATTTCAAAGTCCGATACCTATAACCGAATGAAACACGATGTTTGGGAAGGACTGGGAAAACTGGATGGTTTTGGAAAGAAAACACGCCGGTTTATCCAGAAAAACCAACACGCACTGAAAAACATGATCCTGAAAGAGAATAATCTTTTTGAGGCATTCAATTTCAGGTATTTTGGCCCGATTGACGGACACGATGTGCAGTATTTAACCAACGCTCTAAACGACCTGAAAGATATTCCGGGGCCAAAACTGTTACATGTAATCACCCAAAAAGGTAAAGGTTTTAAACAGGCCGAGCTTCATCAAACCAAATGGCATGCACCAGGTATTTTCGATAAAGAAACCGGCGAAATTTACAAGTGCGATTGTAATGTTGATCAAGCACCAAAATTCCAAAATGTATTTGGAGATACTTTGATTGAGCTGGCAGAAAAAAACGAGAAGATTGTTGGCATAACACCTGCAATGCCAACAGGTTGTTCTATGAATAAAATGATAGAACAAATGCCGGGTCGTGCTTTCGATGTGGGAATTGCAGAACAGCATGCCGTTACTTTTTCGGCCGGTCTTGCCACGCAAGGTATGGTTCCGTTTTGTAATATCTACTCTACATTTATGCAGCGTGCCTATGATCAGGTGATACATGATGTGGCGATCCAGAACCTACCCGTAATTTTCTGTCTCGACCGCGGAGGACTGGTAGGTGAAGACGGCCCAACGCATCATGGTGTTTTTGATATTGCCTACATGCGGTCTGTTCCGAATATGATTGTATCGGCTCCAATGGACGAAATTGAGTTGCGCAACCTCATGTACACGGCGCAGTTGGAAGAAATTAAACAGCCCTTTTCAATCCGGTACCCGCGCGGTTGCGGAATAATTGCCGACTGGCAAAAGGAATTTGAGAAAATTGAAATTGGTAAAGGCCGAAAATTAAACGATGGCAGTGATATTGCTTTGTTGTCGATAGGCAAAACCGGAATCTTTGCTCAGCGTGCAGTAAAAATACTGGCCAAAAACGATATTTCAGCAGCGCACTACGATATGCGTTTCGTTAAACCGCTCGATACTGAGTTGCTAACTGAAGTAATGAAAAACTTCGACCAAATTGTAACCATCGAAGACGGCAGTGTTCAGGGCGGATTTGGAAGTGCAATTCTTGAATTTATGGCCGAAAACGGTTTCACCAATAAAATAAAAATACTGGGAATTCCTGATAAGTTTATCGAACACGGAACTCCCGAGGAACTTTACCACGAGTGTGGCATCGATACACAAGGTATTGTTATTACCGTAAAGCAATTAGTTGGCAAAACAAAAATCGTTTAA
- a CDS encoding HAMP domain-containing sensor histidine kinase, giving the protein MDIYLKRRRGKILLLIFAVLIGVASILYTNWLTKKMANEERNKVEIWADAIKGINNATIEITTPEMAQLQTRYLQFLGMVSEKNTTIPILILNPDRTFNTDRNIPYREDRKEEVLQRELKKMQDYAAPIPIDLGDGYKLMLYYRESTILRNLQLYPVIQLAVIMIFILVAYFAFVATNRAEQNQVWVGMSKETAHQLGTPISSLMAWIELLKLKDVDPNLIKELEQDTSRLERITERFSKIGSKPELLRVNLIEVLNSAVTYLKRRSSDKVKFELNYDTNAYIETPLNAALFSWVIENLCKNAIDAMSNHGTISIQVKEKEKQVNIDLTDTGCGISKNHQKSIFHPGFSTKKRGWGLGLSLAKRIVEIYHKGKIFIKSSEMGKGTTFRIILYK; this is encoded by the coding sequence TTGGACATTTATCTAAAAAGACGAAGGGGAAAAATTTTACTGCTCATCTTTGCTGTACTTATCGGAGTAGCATCAATTCTATACACCAACTGGCTGACCAAAAAAATGGCCAATGAAGAACGCAACAAGGTTGAAATCTGGGCCGATGCGATAAAGGGAATTAATAATGCTACCATCGAAATTACCACTCCTGAAATGGCCCAGCTCCAAACTCGTTATCTCCAGTTTCTGGGTATGGTTAGCGAGAAAAACACAACGATTCCCATCCTGATATTAAACCCTGACAGAACTTTTAATACCGACCGTAACATTCCGTACCGCGAAGACCGAAAAGAAGAAGTACTGCAGCGCGAACTAAAAAAAATGCAGGATTATGCAGCGCCAATCCCAATCGATTTAGGCGATGGTTATAAACTGATGTTGTACTACCGCGAATCAACAATTCTGCGAAACCTACAGTTATACCCGGTTATACAACTAGCGGTTATTATGATATTTATTCTGGTTGCCTATTTTGCATTTGTGGCTACCAACCGCGCCGAACAAAACCAGGTATGGGTGGGCATGTCGAAAGAAACAGCGCATCAGCTGGGCACTCCCATATCATCGTTAATGGCCTGGATTGAACTGCTAAAATTGAAAGATGTTGACCCCAATCTGATTAAAGAGCTTGAGCAAGATACGTCGCGACTGGAACGTATTACCGAACGTTTTTCTAAAATCGGATCAAAACCGGAGCTGCTGCGTGTTAACCTCATCGAAGTATTAAATTCGGCCGTTACATACCTGAAACGACGTTCGTCGGATAAGGTAAAGTTTGAGTTGAATTACGACACCAACGCCTACATTGAAACACCATTAAATGCTGCTCTGTTCTCGTGGGTAATTGAGAATTTATGCAAAAATGCCATCGATGCAATGAGTAATCACGGCACCATCTCCATTCAGGTAAAAGAAAAAGAAAAACAGGTAAATATTGACCTTACCGATACCGGTTGCGGTATTTCTAAAAATCATCAGAAATCAATATTTCACCCCGGATTTTCAACCAAAAAACGAGGCTGGGGATTAGGCCTTTCTTTGGCTAAACGTATTGTTGAGATCTACCACAAGGGCAAAATATTTATCAAATCGTCGGAAATGGGAAAGGGAACCACATTCCGAATTATTCTTTACAAATGA
- a CDS encoding DUF177 domain-containing protein has translation MSWESKYNIEFKGLKEGLHDYQFEVNDRFFEHFEESLVDNGEVRVKVELEKRSAFLKLSFVLEGWLELVCDRCLDNYQQDVSLETELFVKFGEEDEFEEGDNVIWVLPEEHAINLTQIIYEYVTLSIPLRHVHPDESGNNSCNQEMIDRLNNITQFEAEENEEEEIDPRWAALKNLKNNN, from the coding sequence GTGAGCTGGGAAAGCAAATATAATATTGAGTTTAAAGGCCTTAAAGAAGGCCTGCACGATTACCAATTTGAGGTAAACGATAGGTTCTTTGAGCATTTTGAAGAAAGTCTGGTTGACAACGGAGAGGTTAGGGTAAAAGTTGAACTTGAAAAACGAAGTGCATTTCTGAAATTAAGTTTTGTACTCGAAGGATGGTTAGAACTTGTATGCGACCGCTGCCTCGACAATTATCAGCAAGACGTGTCTTTAGAAACCGAATTATTTGTAAAATTTGGCGAAGAAGATGAGTTTGAAGAAGGCGACAATGTGATTTGGGTTTTACCCGAAGAACACGCCATCAACCTGACTCAAATCATTTACGAATACGTTACACTGAGTATTCCGTTGCGGCATGTTCATCCGGATGAAAGCGGAAACAACAGCTGTAACCAGGAAATGATTGATAGATTGAACAATATAACGCAGTTTGAAGCAGAGGAAAATGAAGAAGAAGAAATTGACCCACGCTGGGCTGCATTAAAAAATTTAAAGAATAATAATTAA
- the rpmF gene encoding 50S ribosomal protein L32, translated as MAHPKHKISKSRRDKRRTHYKAVAPTLATCSNCGTTVKYHTVCPECGYYRGKQVIEKEIAL; from the coding sequence ATGGCACATCCAAAGCATAAAATTTCGAAATCGAGAAGGGATAAAAGACGTACGCATTACAAAGCAGTTGCCCCTACTCTGGCTACTTGCTCAAACTGTGGAACAACTGTAAAATACCATACAGTATGTCCTGAATGCGGTTACTACAGAGGAAAACAAGTAATTGAAAAAGAAATTGCATTATAG
- a CDS encoding beta-ketoacyl-ACP synthase III → MANIRAAITGVGAYLPEYRLTNQEISKMVDTTDEWIMQRIGIKERRILKEEGKATSDMGARAVENLLKKTGTSPGEVDMLICATITPDMNLPATANIIAHKTNIHNAWSFDLNAACSGFIFSLATATQFIESGRYKKVVIVAAEKMSAIINYEDRTTCPLFGDGAAAVLIEPTTEDVGVIDYINRVDGLGRHHLHIKAGGSLKPASEETVKNKEHYLYQEGQAVFKAAVSSMADVAVEIMKKHDISSEDVAWLVPHQANMRIIEATARRMGISKKQVMINIQKYGNTTAATIPLCLWDYEKQLKKGDNIILAAFGAGFTWGSTYLKWAYDSE, encoded by the coding sequence ATGGCTAACATCAGGGCAGCAATTACAGGAGTTGGAGCCTACCTCCCGGAATACCGGTTAACAAACCAGGAAATCAGCAAAATGGTTGACACGACGGACGAGTGGATCATGCAGCGAATCGGAATCAAGGAGCGAAGGATTCTAAAGGAAGAAGGAAAAGCAACCAGTGACATGGGAGCAAGGGCAGTGGAGAATTTGCTGAAAAAAACCGGCACATCGCCCGGAGAAGTTGATATGTTGATTTGTGCTACCATTACACCCGACATGAATCTTCCGGCCACAGCCAATATTATTGCACACAAAACAAATATTCATAATGCCTGGAGTTTCGATTTGAATGCTGCTTGCTCAGGATTTATTTTTTCACTCGCAACAGCAACGCAGTTTATCGAATCAGGGCGCTACAAAAAAGTAGTGATAGTTGCGGCTGAAAAAATGTCGGCCATTATTAATTATGAGGATCGTACCACGTGCCCGCTTTTTGGCGATGGTGCGGCAGCCGTTTTGATTGAGCCAACCACCGAGGATGTTGGTGTTATCGATTATATAAACCGCGTTGATGGTTTGGGACGCCACCACTTGCACATTAAAGCCGGCGGATCGTTAAAACCGGCGTCAGAAGAAACAGTAAAGAACAAAGAGCACTACTTATACCAGGAAGGACAAGCAGTTTTTAAAGCAGCCGTTTCGAGCATGGCAGATGTAGCTGTCGAAATCATGAAAAAGCACGACATAAGTTCTGAAGATGTTGCCTGGCTGGTTCCACACCAGGCCAATATGCGCATTATTGAAGCAACAGCCCGCAGAATGGGTATCAGCAAAAAGCAGGTGATGATCAACATTCAGAAATATGGAAACACTACAGCTGCTACAATTCCGCTTTGTTTGTGGGATTATGAAAAGCAACTGAAAAAAGGCGACAACATTATTCTTGCAGCTTTTGGTGCCGGATTTACCTGGGGAAGCACTTATTTAAAATGGGCTTACGATTCAGAATAA
- a CDS encoding polymer-forming cytoskeletal protein, protein MAKQNARTFGETPDQAINILGEGTLIKGDISASSDIRIDGQLVGNLEAKGRVVIGPKGKIDGTVKCNNVEIAGFIKGKVYVDELLNMKASAKIEGDIVAGKLAVEPGATFTGTCAMGGASAPAKDDAKEKTAYNQKS, encoded by the coding sequence ATGGCAAAACAAAACGCAAGAACGTTTGGCGAAACCCCCGATCAGGCGATTAATATTTTAGGTGAAGGAACACTCATTAAAGGCGACATTTCGGCAAGTAGCGACATCCGCATTGATGGGCAACTGGTTGGAAACCTGGAAGCAAAAGGCAGAGTTGTTATCGGCCCAAAAGGTAAAATCGATGGCACAGTAAAATGCAATAACGTTGAGATTGCCGGTTTTATAAAAGGTAAAGTCTATGTTGATGAGCTTTTGAACATGAAAGCCTCGGCAAAAATTGAAGGCGATATTGTTGCAGGAAAACTAGCCGTTGAACCCGGTGCAACTTTTACCGGTACCTGCGCCATGGGCGGAGCCAGTGCTCCTGCAAAAGATGATGCAAAGGAAAAAACCGCATACAACCAAAAAAGCTAA
- a CDS encoding AtpZ/AtpI family protein, which yields MMQRKKPHTTKKANSFIHYSSLGFEMMAIIGGFTLLGYKIDQWMNNEFKGFTLALVIFGVIASIIYGVKSLLKPDNKSKKRKNK from the coding sequence ATGATGCAAAGGAAAAAACCGCATACAACCAAAAAAGCTAATTCGTTTATTCACTACTCCAGCCTGGGTTTCGAGATGATGGCCATTATCGGAGGTTTTACTCTTCTGGGCTACAAAATCGACCAATGGATGAACAACGAGTTTAAAGGTTTTACGCTTGCGCTGGTTATTTTTGGTGTAATTGCATCAATCATTTATGGTGTAAAAAGCCTGCTGAAACCGGATAATAAATCGAAAAAACGAAAAAATAAATGA
- the atpB gene encoding F0F1 ATP synthase subunit A: MLKLTKAVFILFAFSLLSYGQLQAQQGHEEEKTHATESHSEEIEAHASDAHAEEGFNAGEFVIDHVSDSYDWHITSFGDKHISIPLPIIVYSKQPELHDGQAFHVFMSSKFHHGHSAYKGFRISESEEFKGKVVELNAAGNEIGTPIDISITKTIAGILASVVILLWLVFATAKLAKKNKGKAPTGVQNALEPIIFFIRDEVAKPAIGEHKYEKFMPFLLTLFFFILINNFMGLIPIPPFGANVTGNIGVTMVLALFTFAVTTINGNKHYWKEIYNPDVPWWLKFPIPLMPIVELSGVITKPFVLMVRLFANMMAGHLIVMVFVSLIFVFGSLFGPAVGLGASPISILFSVFILLLDVLVSFIQAYVFTLLSALYFGMATSEHH; encoded by the coding sequence ATGCTTAAGCTTACTAAAGCCGTCTTTATACTGTTTGCCTTTTCATTATTAAGTTATGGCCAACTTCAGGCTCAACAAGGGCACGAAGAAGAAAAGACACACGCAACAGAAAGTCATTCAGAAGAAATCGAAGCACATGCTTCAGACGCACACGCTGAAGAAGGATTTAACGCCGGAGAATTTGTTATCGATCACGTTTCCGATTCGTACGACTGGCACATTACATCTTTTGGCGATAAGCACATTAGCATTCCGCTTCCGATAATTGTTTACAGCAAACAGCCTGAATTACACGACGGACAAGCATTTCATGTTTTTATGTCTTCGAAATTTCATCACGGCCACAGTGCTTACAAAGGTTTCCGCATTTCGGAAAGCGAGGAATTTAAAGGCAAAGTAGTTGAGCTGAATGCTGCAGGAAACGAAATTGGAACACCCATCGATATTTCAATAACAAAAACAATTGCCGGTATTTTAGCATCGGTAGTTATTTTATTGTGGCTGGTTTTTGCAACCGCTAAGCTGGCTAAAAAGAACAAAGGAAAAGCGCCAACAGGCGTGCAAAATGCCTTGGAACCGATTATCTTTTTTATTCGCGACGAAGTAGCAAAACCTGCTATTGGCGAACACAAATACGAAAAGTTCATGCCATTTCTATTAACCCTTTTCTTTTTTATCCTGATCAACAACTTCATGGGATTGATACCAATTCCGCCATTTGGAGCCAACGTCACAGGAAACATCGGGGTTACAATGGTACTGGCCTTGTTCACTTTTGCTGTAACAACAATTAACGGGAACAAACATTACTGGAAAGAAATTTATAATCCGGATGTTCCGTGGTGGTTAAAATTCCCGATTCCGTTAATGCCTATTGTTGAACTTTCAGGAGTAATTACAAAACCATTTGTTCTGATGGTACGACTCTTTGCCAACATGATGGCTGGTCACCTTATTGTTATGGTGTTTGTTAGTCTTATTTTTGTTTTCGGCAGCCTGTTTGGCCCTGCAGTTGGATTAGGAGCAAGTCCGATCTCCATTCTGTTCTCGGTGTTCATTCTGCTGCTCGATGTTTTAGTATCATTTATTCAAGCGTATGTTTTTACTCTGTTGTCGGCACTCTATTTCGGAATGGCGACTTCAGAACATCATTAA
- the atpE gene encoding ATP synthase F0 subunit C: protein MLSAILTVLLQAAAGAAVGKMGAAIGAGLAAIGAGMGIGKIGASAMEAIARQPEASGDIRSNMIVSAALIEGVAFFAVIVCILIVFV from the coding sequence ATGTTATCAGCTATTTTAACAGTATTGCTACAAGCGGCCGCCGGAGCGGCAGTAGGTAAAATGGGAGCAGCAATTGGTGCAGGTTTAGCAGCAATTGGAGCTGGTATGGGTATCGGTAAAATCGGTGCCAGTGCCATGGAAGCTATTGCCCGTCAACCGGAAGCAAGCGGTGACATCAGATCAAACATGATTGTGTCTGCAGCACTTATCGAAGGTGTAGCATTCTTTGCAGTTATTGTTTGTATCCTAATCGTTTTTGTATAG
- a CDS encoding F0F1 ATP synthase subunit B has protein sequence MGLVMPNPGTIFWMLIIFGVLLFVLKKFAWKPILTALKEREDSIATALNSAEEAKKEVAGLKADNEKIIAEARREKEAILKEAKELKDKIVAEAKDKASDEAQKAIVQARQQIEAEKTAAINDIKKQVAELSVSIAEKVIRKELSNKGEQEKMVDGLIDDIKLN, from the coding sequence ATGGGATTAGTAATGCCGAACCCGGGCACCATTTTTTGGATGCTCATCATTTTTGGAGTCTTACTTTTTGTATTGAAAAAGTTTGCATGGAAACCAATTCTTACCGCATTAAAAGAGCGTGAAGATTCTATTGCAACTGCTTTAAACTCGGCCGAAGAGGCCAAGAAAGAGGTCGCCGGGCTAAAAGCTGATAATGAAAAGATTATTGCTGAAGCACGCCGCGAAAAAGAAGCGATTCTAAAAGAGGCCAAAGAATTAAAGGATAAAATTGTTGCTGAAGCTAAGGATAAAGCCTCTGATGAAGCACAAAAAGCCATTGTTCAGGCACGTCAGCAAATAGAAGCTGAAAAAACGGCTGCCATTAACGATATCAAAAAGCAAGTGGCAGAACTTTCGGTAAGTATTGCCGAAAAAGTGATTCGCAAAGAATTAAGCAACAAAGGCGAACAGGAAAAAATGGTTGACGGATTAATCGACGACATCAAGCTGAATTAA
- the atpH gene encoding ATP synthase F1 subunit delta, whose amino-acid sequence MDQSAITVRYAKAFFLTAKEKKLLDKLKADIQLVMDVCKSSEDFILLLESPVVKSSKKAALVKSIFEGKIEAISLNFLLLIVQNKREEYIPGICRNFLDLTRKDLNIKSALLTTASEVNASTLKKVEELLGKELNATIELSAQVNSEILGGLVLRMDDKQYDASVATQLRKVKQTLLETEL is encoded by the coding sequence ATGGACCAGAGCGCAATTACTGTACGATACGCTAAAGCTTTCTTTTTAACAGCCAAAGAGAAAAAACTGCTCGATAAGCTAAAAGCCGATATCCAGTTGGTAATGGATGTCTGCAAATCATCGGAAGATTTTATTCTTTTACTGGAAAGCCCCGTTGTAAAATCATCAAAAAAGGCAGCCTTGGTAAAAAGTATTTTCGAAGGCAAAATTGAAGCGATTAGTCTTAACTTTTTATTGCTGATCGTTCAAAACAAACGCGAAGAATACATTCCGGGTATCTGCCGCAATTTTCTGGATCTTACACGTAAAGACCTCAATATTAAATCGGCACTTCTTACAACAGCTTCTGAAGTTAATGCTTCTACACTTAAAAAGGTGGAAGAACTATTGGGTAAAGAACTGAATGCTACTATTGAGTTATCGGCTCAGGTAAATTCCGAAATTCTGGGTGGCCTGGTATTGCGAATGGATGATAAACAGTATGATGCCAGCGTGGCAACCCAATTACGAAAGGTAAAACAAACCTTGTTAGAAACCGAATTATAA
- the atpA gene encoding F0F1 ATP synthase subunit alpha, which translates to MANIKPAEVSEILKQQLEGFKSVAELEEVGTVLQVGDGIARIYGLSNVESNEMIEFENGMKGIILNLEEDNVGAVLLGPTEEIKEGDTVKRTRRIASINVGEGLLGRVVNTIGEAIDGKGAISGELLEMPLERKAPGVIFRQPVKEPLQTGLKAVDAMIPIGRGQRELIIGDRQTGKTAVAIDTIINQREFYEQGNPVYCIYVAVGQKGSTVANIAATLEKAGAMAYTVIVMATASDPAALQFYAPYAGAAIGEYFRDTGRHALIIYDDLSKQAVSYREVSLLLRRPPGREAYPGDVFYLHSRLLERAAKIIESDEVAKDMNDLPECLKDKVKGGGSLTALPIIETQAGDVSAYIPTNVISITDGQIFLESNLFNSGIRPAINVGISVSRVGGSAQIKSMKKISGTLKLDQAQFRELEAFAKFGSDLDAATMRVLDKGRKNVEILKQGQYSPVKVEQQAAIIYCGTNELLRSVPIDKVKEFEADFLETMEMSYRPVLDELKTGKLTPEIEETIRKVAAETAEKYK; encoded by the coding sequence ATGGCTAATATAAAACCTGCTGAAGTATCTGAAATTCTAAAGCAACAACTCGAAGGATTTAAATCGGTAGCCGAACTGGAAGAAGTTGGTACCGTTCTGCAAGTCGGCGACGGCATTGCACGTATTTATGGACTTTCGAACGTGGAATCGAATGAGATGATCGAATTCGAAAACGGAATGAAAGGCATTATATTGAACCTTGAAGAAGACAATGTTGGTGCTGTACTTTTAGGTCCTACAGAAGAAATTAAAGAAGGCGATACCGTAAAACGTACTCGTCGTATTGCATCGATTAATGTTGGTGAAGGCTTGCTTGGCCGTGTGGTAAATACCATTGGTGAAGCAATTGATGGAAAAGGTGCCATAAGCGGCGAGCTTTTAGAAATGCCTTTGGAGAGGAAAGCGCCCGGTGTAATTTTCCGTCAGCCGGTAAAAGAACCGTTGCAAACAGGATTAAAAGCTGTTGATGCGATGATTCCGATCGGCCGTGGCCAGCGAGAGTTGATAATTGGCGACCGTCAGACAGGAAAAACAGCCGTAGCCATCGATACCATTATTAACCAACGCGAATTTTACGAACAAGGAAATCCGGTTTATTGCATTTATGTGGCAGTTGGCCAGAAAGGTTCTACAGTCGCAAATATTGCCGCTACGCTTGAAAAAGCCGGTGCAATGGCCTATACAGTAATTGTTATGGCAACCGCATCTGATCCTGCTGCATTGCAGTTTTACGCACCATATGCAGGTGCTGCTATCGGCGAATATTTCCGCGATACTGGTCGTCACGCATTAATAATTTACGATGATTTATCGAAACAAGCCGTTTCGTATCGTGAGGTGTCACTGTTGCTTCGTCGTCCACCGGGCCGTGAAGCTTATCCGGGTGATGTTTTCTATTTGCACTCGCGCTTGTTGGAACGTGCAGCAAAAATTATCGAATCGGATGAAGTTGCAAAAGACATGAACGACTTGCCCGAATGTTTAAAAGATAAAGTAAAAGGTGGCGGCTCGTTAACAGCACTTCCTATTATTGAAACGCAGGCTGGTGACGTTTCGGCATATATTCCAACCAACGTAATTTCTATTACCGACGGACAGATATTCCTGGAATCGAACCTGTTTAACTCGGGGATTCGCCCGGCGATTAACGTAGGTATTTCCGTATCGCGTGTTGGTGGTAGTGCTCAGATTAAATCGATGAAAAAGATTTCGGGAACATTAAAACTCGACCAGGCGCAATTCCGCGAACTGGAAGCGTTTGCCAAATTCGGTTCCGATTTGGATGCCGCAACAATGCGTGTTCTTGATAAAGGACGTAAAAACGTAGAAATCCTGAAACAGGGTCAGTATTCTCCTGTTAAAGTCGAGCAACAGGCAGCAATTATTTATTGCGGAACCAACGAGTTGCTTCGTAGTGTACCAATTGATAAGGTGAAAGAGTTTGAAGCCGATTTCCTGGAAACAATGGAAATGTCGTACCGACCGGTTCTTGATGAGCTGAAGACCGGAAAACTTACGCCCGAAATTGAGGAAACAATTAGAAAAGTAGCTGCTGAAACAGCAGAAAAATATAAATAA